Proteins encoded by one window of Engraulis encrasicolus isolate BLACKSEA-1 chromosome 23, IST_EnEncr_1.0, whole genome shotgun sequence:
- the LOC134440326 gene encoding zinc finger C4H2 domain-containing protein isoform X2 has product MSRRLISLQDILRRIFEVVSRKEGLLAWCAIMTEEQEIMCKLENILEVRNKTVQMQKIRSRLKTEFEALESEEKHLREYKQEMDLLLQEKMAHVEELRLIHADINVMESTIKQSENDLNKLLENTRRLHEEYKPLKDHVDALRMALGLHRLPNLSEEEEKLSLDYFEKQKAEWLKEPQEPIIPESLAAAAAAAQQLQVSRKQDARQPATFRQQPPPMKACLSCHQQIHRNAPICPLCKAKSRSRNPKKPKRKPDE; this is encoded by the exons ATGTCACGACGTCTCATTAGCTTGCAAGATATTCTCCGGCGCATATTTGAAGTTGTCTCGCGCAAAGAAGGACTTTTAGCTTGGTGTGCAATCATGACAGAAGAACAAGAAATCATGTGCAAATTAGAAAACATCCTGGAAGTAAG GAACAAGACTGTCCAGATGCAGAAGATCAGGTCCCGTCTGAAGACCGAGTTCGAGGCTCTGGAGTCGGAGGAGAAGCACCTGAGGGAGTACAAGCAGGAGATGGACCTGCTGCTGCAGGAGAAGATGGCCCATGTCGAGGAGCTGAGACTCATCCATGCAGACATCAACGTG ATGGAGAGTACGATCAAGCAGTCTGAGAACGACCTGAACAAGCTGCTGGAGAACACGCGGCGTCTGCACGAGGAGTACAAGCCCCTGAAGGACCACGTGGACGCCCTGCGCATGGCCCTGGGCCTCCACCGCCTGCCCAACCtcagcgaggaggaggagaagctgtCACTCGA TTACTTTGAGAAGCAAAAAGCAGAGTGGCTGAAAGAGCCTCAAGAGCCGATCATTCCAGAATCCTTGGCTGCAGCTGCGGCCGCTGCCCAGCAACTGCAGGTCTCCCGGAAACAAGATGCCCGGCAACCGGCAACCTTCCGGCAGCAGCCTCCCCCAATGAAG GCTTGTCTATCCTGTCATCAGCAAATTCACCGCAACGCCCCGATCTGTCCACTCTGCAAAGCCAAGAGCCGCTCTCGCAATCCCAAGAAGCCAAAGAGGAAGCCGGATGAGTAA
- the LOC134440326 gene encoding zinc finger C4H2 domain-containing protein isoform X1, whose product MSRRLISLQDILRRIFEVVSRKEGLLAWCAIMTEEQEIMCKLENILEVRNKTVQMQKIRSRLKTEFEALESEEKHLREYKQEMDLLLQEKMAHVEELRLIHADINVMESTIKQSENDLNKLLENTRRLHEEYKPLKDHVDALRMALGLHRLPNLSEEEEKLSLESVTQSYFEKQKAEWLKEPQEPIIPESLAAAAAAAQQLQVSRKQDARQPATFRQQPPPMKACLSCHQQIHRNAPICPLCKAKSRSRNPKKPKRKPDE is encoded by the exons ATGTCACGACGTCTCATTAGCTTGCAAGATATTCTCCGGCGCATATTTGAAGTTGTCTCGCGCAAAGAAGGACTTTTAGCTTGGTGTGCAATCATGACAGAAGAACAAGAAATCATGTGCAAATTAGAAAACATCCTGGAAGTAAG GAACAAGACTGTCCAGATGCAGAAGATCAGGTCCCGTCTGAAGACCGAGTTCGAGGCTCTGGAGTCGGAGGAGAAGCACCTGAGGGAGTACAAGCAGGAGATGGACCTGCTGCTGCAGGAGAAGATGGCCCATGTCGAGGAGCTGAGACTCATCCATGCAGACATCAACGTG ATGGAGAGTACGATCAAGCAGTCTGAGAACGACCTGAACAAGCTGCTGGAGAACACGCGGCGTCTGCACGAGGAGTACAAGCCCCTGAAGGACCACGTGGACGCCCTGCGCATGGCCCTGGGCCTCCACCGCCTGCCCAACCtcagcgaggaggaggagaagctgtCACTCGAGTCAGTCACCCAGAG TTACTTTGAGAAGCAAAAAGCAGAGTGGCTGAAAGAGCCTCAAGAGCCGATCATTCCAGAATCCTTGGCTGCAGCTGCGGCCGCTGCCCAGCAACTGCAGGTCTCCCGGAAACAAGATGCCCGGCAACCGGCAACCTTCCGGCAGCAGCCTCCCCCAATGAAG GCTTGTCTATCCTGTCATCAGCAAATTCACCGCAACGCCCCGATCTGTCCACTCTGCAAAGCCAAGAGCCGCTCTCGCAATCCCAAGAAGCCAAAGAGGAAGCCGGATGAGTAA